A stretch of Malus sylvestris chromosome 11, drMalSylv7.2, whole genome shotgun sequence DNA encodes these proteins:
- the LOC126589089 gene encoding uncharacterized protein LOC126589089 isoform X6, producing the protein MEKAKKSLELTHDESEAASRLTVTPHQAGAGPSFYEYYALRGIRVDRVEPGLVVCSFKVPPRLTDRSGRLANGAIANLVDEVGGAVVHVEGLPMNVSVDMSISFMSTPKLDDELEITSRVLGQRGGYSGTIVLMRNKATVCI; encoded by the exons GGCGAAGAAATCCTTGGAACTGACCCACGACGAGTCAGAGGCCGCGTCGCGACTCACCGTTACACCTCACCAAGCCGGCGCCGGGCCGAGCTTCTACGAGTATTACGCTCTTCGCGGCATCCGAGTCGACCGAGTCGAACCTGGACTCGTCGTCTGTTCTTTCAAGGTCCCTCCCCGCCTCACC GATAGAAGTGGAAGGTTGGCTAATGGTGCAATTGCAAACCTGGTCGATGAAGTGGGTGGCGCCGTTGTTCATGTTGAGGGTCTTCCTATGAACGTTTCAGTGGACATGTCCATCTCGTTTATGTCCACTCCCAAGCTTGAT GATGAGTTAGAGATCACGTCACGGGTGTTAGGACAAAGAGGGGGTTATTCAGGAACGATAGTCCTTATGAGAAACAAAGCAACTG TGTGTATATAG
- the LOC126589089 gene encoding uncharacterized protein LOC126589089 isoform X4: MEKAKKSLELTHDESEAASRLTVTPHQAGAGPSFYEYYALRGIRVDRVEPGLVVCSFKVPPRLTDRSGRLANGAIANLVDEVGGAVVHVEGLPMNVSVDMSISFMSTPKLDDELEITSRVLGQRGGYSGTIVLMRNKATGEVIAEGRHSLFGRHASKL, translated from the exons GGCGAAGAAATCCTTGGAACTGACCCACGACGAGTCAGAGGCCGCGTCGCGACTCACCGTTACACCTCACCAAGCCGGCGCCGGGCCGAGCTTCTACGAGTATTACGCTCTTCGCGGCATCCGAGTCGACCGAGTCGAACCTGGACTCGTCGTCTGTTCTTTCAAGGTCCCTCCCCGCCTCACC GATAGAAGTGGAAGGTTGGCTAATGGTGCAATTGCAAACCTGGTCGATGAAGTGGGTGGCGCCGTTGTTCATGTTGAGGGTCTTCCTATGAACGTTTCAGTGGACATGTCCATCTCGTTTATGTCCACTCCCAAGCTTGAT GATGAGTTAGAGATCACGTCACGGGTGTTAGGACAAAGAGGGGGTTATTCAGGAACGATAGTCCTTATGAGAAACAAAGCAACTGGTGAGGTTATTGCTGAAGGTCGGCATTCGTTGTTTGGTAGGCATGCTAGCAAACTCTGA
- the LOC126589089 gene encoding uncharacterized protein LOC126589089 isoform X3 — translation MEKAKKSLELTHDESEAASRLTVTPHQAGAGPSFYEYYALRGIRVDRVEPGLVVCSFKVPPRLTDRAGNLANGAIATLVDVVGASTVFVPHIPMTVSVDMSISYMAKAKLYDELEITSKRLGQRGRYYGTYVLLRNKASGEIIAEGRHSLFRPSSTSKL, via the exons GGCGAAGAAATCCTTGGAACTGACCCACGACGAGTCAGAGGCCGCGTCGCGACTCACCGTTACACCTCACCAAGCCGGCGCCGGGCCGAGCTTCTACGAGTATTACGCTCTTCGCGGCATCCGAGTCGACCGAGTCGAACCTGGACTCGTCGTCTGTTCTTTCAAGGTCCCTCCCCGCCTCACC GATAGAGCTGGAAATCTGGCGAATGGTGCAATTGCAACCCTTGTTGATGTAGTTGGTGCCTCTACTGTTTTTGTTCCACATATCCCTATGACCGTTTCAGTGGACATGTCCATCTCGTACATGGCAAAGGCGAAGCTTTAT GATGAGTTAGAGATCACCTCAAAACGGTTAGGACAAAGAGGACGTTACTATGGAACCTATGTACTTCTAAGAAACAAGGCATCTGGGGAGATTATTGCTGAAGGTCGACATTCGTTGTTTCGTCCATCTTCTACCAGCAAACTCTGA
- the LOC126589089 gene encoding uncharacterized protein LOC126589089 isoform X2, with protein MREESLAPKLEDAKKYLEVTQDESEAVSRLVFPSDRLIYDNFVESGIRVDRVQPGFVVCTFKVPPRLTDRAGNLANGAIATLVDVVGASTVFVPHIPMTVSVDMSISYMAKAKLYDELEITSKRLGQRGRYYGTYVLLRNKASGEIIAEGRHSLFRPSSTSKL; from the exons ATGAGAGAAGAGAGTTTGGCTCCGAAATTGGAGGATGCAAAGAAGTATCTGGAGGTGACGCAGGACGAGTCAGAGGCCGTGTCGCGACTCGTTTTTCCAAGCGACAGACTCATATACGATAATTTCGTTGAGTCAGGCATCCGAGTTGACCGAGTCCAACCCGGATTCGTCGTCTGCACTTTCAAAGTCCCTCCCCGCCTCACC GATAGAGCTGGAAATCTGGCGAATGGTGCAATTGCAACCCTTGTTGATGTAGTTGGTGCCTCTACTGTTTTTGTTCCACATATCCCTATGACCGTTTCAGTGGACATGTCCATCTCGTACATGGCAAAGGCGAAGCTTTAT GATGAGTTAGAGATCACCTCAAAACGGTTAGGACAAAGAGGACGTTACTATGGAACCTATGTACTTCTAAGAAACAAGGCATCTGGGGAGATTATTGCTGAAGGTCGACATTCGTTGTTTCGTCCATCTTCTACCAGCAAACTCTGA